The proteins below are encoded in one region of Pseudomonas putida S13.1.2:
- a CDS encoding acyl-CoA thioesterase: protein MSWDLATPFVIDLRVGSEDIDGLGHANNAVYVTWLERCAWRHSQRLGLDLAEYRRLDRAMAVVRHEIDYLAAAYEDDELQLATWIIDWDQRLRMTRRFQLKRPRDGVTLLRAQTTFACIELSSGKPRRMPAEFVDGYGPALIGA from the coding sequence ATGAGCTGGGACCTGGCAACACCCTTCGTCATCGACCTGCGCGTCGGTAGCGAGGACATCGACGGCCTCGGCCACGCAAACAACGCGGTCTACGTCACCTGGCTGGAGCGCTGCGCCTGGCGCCACTCCCAGCGTCTGGGGCTGGACCTGGCCGAGTATCGGCGCCTGGATCGGGCGATGGCTGTGGTGCGCCACGAAATCGACTACCTCGCCGCCGCTTACGAGGACGACGAGCTGCAACTGGCCACCTGGATCATCGACTGGGATCAGCGCCTGCGCATGACCCGGCGCTTCCAGCTCAAGCGCCCGCGTGACGGCGTAACCTTGCTGCGCGCACAAACCACCTTTGCCTGTATCGAGCTGTCCAGCGGCAAGCCCAGGCGCATGCCGGCGGAATTTGTCGATGGTTACGGCCCGGCGCTGATCGGCGCCTGA
- the leuC gene encoding 3-isopropylmalate dehydratase large subunit, whose product MAGKTLYDKLWEAHEVKRRDDGSSLIYIDRHIIHEVTSPQAFEGLRLANRKPWRIDTNIATPDHNVPTTPERKGGIEAIVDQVSRLQVQTLDENCDEYGIVEFKMNDERQGIVHVISPEQGATLPGMTVVCGDSHTSTHGAFGALAHGIGTSEVEHVLATQCLVAKKMKNMLVRVEGQLPAGVTAKDIVLAVIGKIGTAGGNGHAMEFAGSAIRELSMEGRMTICNMSIEAGARVGLVATDATTVAYVEGRPYAPKGKQWEQAVESWKDLVSDDDAVFDTVVELDASQIKPQVSWGTSPEMVLAVDQRVPDPAAEADLVKRGSIERALKYMGLTANQAITDIKLDRVFIGSCTNSRIEDLRAAAEIAKGRKVAATVKQAIVVPGSGLVKAQAEREGLDKIFVEAGFEWREPGCSMCLAMNPDRLESGEHCASTSNRNFEGRQGAGGRTHLVSPAMAAAAAVTGHFIDVRELIQGSAA is encoded by the coding sequence ATGGCTGGCAAAACGCTCTACGACAAACTCTGGGAAGCCCATGAGGTCAAGCGCCGTGATGACGGCTCGTCCTTGATCTACATCGACCGCCACATCATCCACGAAGTGACGTCGCCCCAGGCCTTCGAAGGCCTGCGCCTGGCCAACCGCAAACCGTGGCGCATCGACACCAACATCGCCACCCCCGACCACAACGTGCCGACCACGCCAGAGCGCAAGGGCGGTATCGAGGCCATCGTCGACCAGGTGTCGCGCCTGCAGGTGCAGACCCTTGACGAAAACTGTGACGAATACGGCATCGTCGAATTCAAGATGAATGACGAACGCCAGGGCATCGTCCACGTCATCAGCCCGGAGCAGGGTGCCACCTTGCCTGGCATGACCGTGGTCTGCGGTGACTCGCACACCTCCACCCACGGCGCCTTCGGTGCCTTGGCCCACGGCATTGGCACCTCCGAGGTCGAGCACGTGCTCGCCACCCAGTGCCTGGTCGCCAAGAAGATGAAGAACATGCTGGTGCGCGTGGAAGGCCAGTTGCCTGCCGGCGTTACCGCCAAGGACATCGTCCTGGCCGTGATCGGCAAGATCGGCACCGCCGGTGGCAACGGCCACGCCATGGAGTTCGCCGGCAGCGCCATCCGCGAATTGTCGATGGAAGGCCGCATGACCATCTGCAACATGTCCATCGAGGCGGGCGCCCGTGTGGGCCTGGTGGCCACTGACGCCACCACCGTTGCCTACGTTGAAGGCCGCCCGTATGCGCCGAAGGGCAAGCAGTGGGAACAAGCGGTCGAGTCGTGGAAAGACCTGGTGTCGGATGACGATGCCGTGTTCGACACTGTAGTGGAGCTGGATGCCAGCCAGATCAAGCCACAGGTCAGCTGGGGCACCTCGCCCGAGATGGTATTGGCCGTCGACCAGCGCGTGCCGGACCCGGCTGCCGAAGCCGACCTGGTCAAGCGTGGTTCGATCGAGCGTGCCTTGAAGTACATGGGCCTGACCGCCAACCAGGCGATCACCGATATCAAACTGGACCGCGTGTTCATCGGCTCGTGCACCAACTCGCGTATCGAAGACCTGCGCGCCGCAGCCGAAATCGCCAAGGGCCGCAAGGTAGCCGCTACCGTCAAGCAAGCCATCGTCGTGCCGGGTTCGGGCCTGGTCAAGGCCCAGGCCGAGCGCGAAGGCCTGGACAAGATCTTCGTCGAAGCCGGTTTTGAATGGCGTGAGCCAGGCTGCTCGATGTGCCTGGCGATGAACCCGGACCGCCTGGAGAGCGGCGAGCATTGCGCGTCCACCTCCAACCGCAACTTCGAAGGCCGTCAGGGCGCCGGTGGCCGAACCCACCTGGTCAGCCCGGCCATGGCGGCCGCTGCCGCGGTGACCGGCCACTTCATCGATGTTCGCGAGTTGATCCAAGGGAGCGCAGCATGA
- the leuD gene encoding 3-isopropylmalate dehydratase small subunit — MKAFTQHTGLVAPLDRANVDTDQIIPKQFLKSIKRTGFGPNLFDEWRYLDVGQPYQDNSKRPLNTEFVLNHERYQGASVLLARENFGCGSSREHAPWALDEYGFRSVIAPSFADIFFNNSFKNGLLPIILSDEEVDELFKQVEANPGYQLTIDLQAQAVTRPDGKVLHFEIDAFRKHCLLNGLDDIGLTLQDSDAIKAFEGKHRAGQPWLFRDA, encoded by the coding sequence ATGAAAGCCTTTACCCAGCACACTGGCCTCGTCGCGCCGTTGGACCGTGCCAACGTCGACACCGACCAGATCATCCCCAAGCAGTTTCTGAAGTCGATCAAACGCACCGGCTTTGGCCCTAACCTGTTCGACGAATGGCGTTACCTGGACGTGGGCCAGCCCTACCAAGACAACAGCAAGCGCCCGCTGAACACCGAGTTTGTGCTCAACCACGAACGCTACCAGGGGGCCAGCGTGTTGCTGGCGCGGGAGAACTTCGGTTGCGGCTCCAGCCGTGAGCACGCCCCGTGGGCGTTGGACGAGTACGGCTTCCGCAGCGTGATCGCGCCGAGCTTTGCCGACATCTTCTTCAACAACAGCTTCAAGAACGGCTTGCTGCCGATCATCCTCAGCGATGAGGAAGTGGACGAATTGTTCAAGCAGGTCGAAGCCAACCCGGGTTACCAGCTGACCATCGACTTGCAGGCGCAGGCGGTGACCCGCCCGGATGGCAAGGTGCTGCACTTCGAGATCGATGCATTCCGCAAGCACTGCCTGCTCAACGGCCTGGACGATATTGGCCTGACCCTGCAGGACAGCGATGCGATCA
- a CDS encoding PAS domain S-box protein, producing the protein MPKSANRFLRLPRIPAADPQESEQAWQNAPQLLAALNGARLGAWLWDIESGRVSWSRGTQALFGFDPQRPLPADVDYLDLLPEEDRARTRQVFQAVFNGEPVEQAMRHRIRWPDGSLHWLEINGSLTHDQHGRPQMIGVIREITRQRERETALINSEKRFATLFHLSPNAILLTRRHDGMIFEVNQHFEDMFGWPGSQVIGKTSLELGLWVNPEQRHQVMESTRASGGPLIMEVQFRASSGKVHDGILCTQGIELEGVTFLISTFVDTTERKRAEQALKDSQERLDLALDSAQLGTWDWHIPSGMLYGSARAAQLHGLPPTPFHESFDAFFEGVPEQERNSMRQAYRSLREGPAGNYQITYRVQLENGISRYIESRARLYRDEQGNPLRMAGTLLDITDQVEREQRLSASEEKFASLFQVSPDPICVTRQDTGQFIEINPAFSQTFGWASDQVIGRTAEEIGLWAESIERAQRIERVIRDRALSNVAVVVNHRDGAPLTCVISSRLITVDDQPCSVTTLRDITQQQRAEAALQSSEEKFAKAFHSSPDAITITERHSGRYLEINDGFCRLTGYSAADVVGHTVYEIGIWADDKQRSALLAELRERGRVHHREMLGRNKRGDILTVEVSVEPITLNEVDCLLLTARDVSQLKNAQAQIRHLAYHDPLTNLPNRALLMDRLSQQIALLKRHNLRGALLFLDLDHFKHINDSLGHPVGDTVLKIITARLEASVRFEDTVARLGGDEFVVLLSGLEGSREVVEEKVRELADTLRELLAEPMSLDGQRLQVTPSIGVALIPDHGTTPADLLKRADIALYRAKDSGRNTTQLFHTTMQKAASERLRMENDLRLALARGELALHFQPQVDARDNRIVGAEVLLRWHHPQLGQQPPAQFIQVLEESGLILEVGSWILDEACDACARMLADGLIDADDFSLCVNISPRQFRQNDFVGRVLRSLDDYRLPRHMLKLEITEGIVIQNLEDTISKMRELKRYGVSFAMDDFGTGYSSLTYLKRLPVDALKIDQTFVRDAPNDPNDAEIVRAIVAMARSLDLAVIAEGVELTEQLEFLERLGCHLYQGYLHSRPLPLPEFRKLLLEAPADY; encoded by the coding sequence ATGCCCAAATCAGCAAACCGCTTTTTGCGCCTGCCGCGTATTCCTGCGGCCGATCCCCAAGAGTCGGAGCAGGCCTGGCAGAACGCCCCGCAACTGCTGGCCGCGCTCAACGGCGCACGCCTGGGGGCCTGGCTGTGGGATATCGAAAGCGGCCGGGTCAGCTGGTCCCGGGGCACCCAGGCCCTGTTCGGCTTCGACCCGCAGCGGCCGCTGCCCGCCGATGTCGACTACCTCGACTTGCTGCCCGAGGAAGACCGCGCGCGCACGCGCCAGGTATTCCAGGCCGTGTTCAACGGCGAGCCGGTGGAACAGGCCATGCGCCACCGCATTCGCTGGCCGGACGGTAGCCTGCACTGGCTGGAGATCAACGGCAGCCTGACCCACGACCAGCATGGCCGGCCCCAGATGATCGGGGTGATCCGCGAAATTACCCGCCAGCGCGAGCGGGAAACAGCGCTGATCAATTCGGAAAAGCGCTTCGCCACCCTGTTCCACCTCAGCCCCAACGCCATTTTGCTGACCCGCCGCCACGACGGCATGATCTTCGAAGTCAACCAGCATTTCGAAGACATGTTCGGCTGGCCCGGCAGCCAGGTGATCGGCAAGACCAGCCTGGAGCTGGGCCTGTGGGTCAACCCCGAACAGCGTCACCAGGTCATGGAGTCGACCCGCGCCAGTGGCGGCCCGCTCATCATGGAGGTGCAGTTCCGTGCCTCCAGCGGCAAGGTGCACGACGGCATCCTGTGCACCCAGGGCATCGAACTGGAGGGCGTCACCTTTTTGATCAGCACGTTCGTCGACACCACCGAACGCAAGCGCGCCGAGCAGGCCCTGAAGGACAGCCAGGAACGCCTGGACCTGGCCCTGGACTCGGCGCAGCTGGGCACCTGGGACTGGCACATCCCCAGCGGCATGCTCTACGGCTCGGCCCGCGCCGCGCAGCTGCACGGCCTGCCGCCCACCCCTTTTCACGAATCGTTCGATGCGTTTTTCGAAGGGGTGCCGGAACAGGAACGCAACTCGATGCGCCAGGCTTACCGCAGCCTGCGCGAAGGGCCCGCCGGGAACTACCAGATCACCTACCGGGTGCAACTGGAAAACGGCATCTCGCGCTATATCGAAAGCCGCGCACGGCTTTACCGCGACGAGCAAGGTAACCCGCTGCGCATGGCCGGCACCTTGCTCGACATTACCGACCAGGTGGAGCGTGAGCAGCGCCTGAGCGCCTCGGAAGAGAAGTTCGCCAGCCTTTTCCAGGTCAGCCCCGACCCGATCTGCGTCACCCGCCAGGACACCGGCCAGTTCATCGAGATCAACCCGGCATTCAGCCAGACCTTCGGCTGGGCCAGCGACCAGGTGATTGGCCGCACCGCCGAGGAAATTGGCCTGTGGGCCGAGTCCATCGAACGTGCGCAACGTATCGAGCGGGTCATCCGCGATCGGGCCTTGAGCAACGTCGCCGTGGTGGTCAACCACCGCGACGGCGCGCCATTGACTTGTGTAATCTCCAGCCGCCTGATCACCGTCGACGACCAACCCTGCAGCGTCACCACCCTGCGCGATATTACCCAGCAGCAACGCGCCGAGGCGGCGCTGCAGTCCAGCGAGGAGAAGTTCGCCAAGGCCTTCCACTCCAGCCCAGACGCCATCACCATCACCGAACGCCACAGCGGCCGCTACCTGGAAATCAACGATGGCTTCTGCCGCCTCACCGGCTACAGCGCCGCCGATGTGGTGGGCCACACGGTATACGAGATCGGTATCTGGGCCGACGACAAGCAGCGCAGCGCATTGCTGGCCGAGTTGCGCGAACGCGGCCGGGTGCATCACCGGGAAATGCTCGGGCGTAACAAGCGCGGCGATATCCTCACCGTGGAAGTCTCTGTTGAGCCGATCACCCTCAACGAAGTCGACTGCCTGCTGCTGACCGCCCGCGATGTCAGCCAACTGAAGAATGCCCAGGCGCAGATACGCCACCTGGCCTACCACGACCCGCTGACCAACCTGCCCAACCGCGCCTTGCTGATGGACCGGCTGAGCCAGCAGATCGCCCTGCTCAAGCGCCACAACCTGCGCGGCGCCCTGCTGTTCCTCGACCTGGACCACTTCAAGCACATCAACGACTCGCTGGGCCACCCGGTGGGCGACACGGTGCTGAAGATCATCACCGCACGCCTGGAAGCCAGTGTGCGCTTTGAAGACACCGTGGCCCGGCTGGGTGGCGACGAGTTCGTGGTACTGCTCAGCGGCCTGGAGGGCAGCCGTGAGGTGGTAGAGGAAAAAGTGCGCGAACTGGCCGACACGCTGCGTGAGCTGCTGGCCGAACCGATGTCGCTGGATGGCCAGCGCCTGCAGGTAACGCCCAGCATCGGCGTGGCGCTGATCCCCGACCACGGCACCACCCCGGCCGATCTGCTCAAGCGTGCCGATATCGCCCTTTACCGGGCAAAGGACTCCGGGCGCAACACCACCCAGCTGTTCCATACCACCATGCAGAAGGCCGCCAGCGAACGCCTGCGCATGGAAAACGACCTGCGCCTGGCCTTGGCCCGTGGCGAACTGGCGCTGCACTTCCAGCCGCAGGTGGATGCCCGCGACAACCGTATCGTCGGCGCCGAGGTGCTGCTGCGCTGGCACCACCCGCAACTGGGCCAGCAACCGCCCGCGCAGTTCATTCAGGTACTGGAAGAAAGCGGCCTGATCCTGGAAGTTGGCAGCTGGATCCTTGACGAAGCCTGCGATGCCTGCGCACGCATGCTGGCCGACGGGTTGATCGACGCCGATGATTTCAGCCTGTGCGTGAACATCAGCCCTCGGCAGTTCCGCCAGAACGACTTTGTCGGGCGGGTATTGCGCAGCCTGGACGATTACCGGCTGCCTCGGCACATGCTCAAGCTGGAAATCACCGAAGGTATCGTCATCCAGAACCTGGAAGACACCATCAGCAAGATGCGCGAACTGAAGCGCTACGGGGTGAGTTTTGCCATGGATGACTTCGGCACCGGCTATTCCTCGCTGACCTACCTCAAGCGCCTGCCGGTGGATGCGCTGAAGATCGACCAGACCTTTGTGCGCGATGCACCGAACGACCCCAACGACGCCGAAATCGTCCGCGCTATCGTCGCCATGGCCCGCAGCCTGGACCTGGCTGTGATTGCCGAGGGGGTGGAGTTGACCGAACAGCTGGAGTTTCTGGAACGGCTGGGCTGCCACCTGTACCAGGGCTACCTGCACAGCCGGCCGTTGCCGTTGCCGGAGTTTCGCAAGCTGTTGCTGGAGGCGCCGGCAGACTACTGA
- a CDS encoding Hsp20 family protein, with protein MTTAFSLAPLFRHSVGFDRFNDLFESAARNEAGSSYPPYNVEKHGEDHYRIVVAAAGFQEQDLDLQVEKGVLTVTGGKRDNGAAEVTYLHQGIAQRAFKLSFRLADHIEVKAAGLANGLLSIDLLRIVPEEAKAKRIPINGDKPALN; from the coding sequence ATGACTACCGCTTTCTCTCTTGCTCCACTGTTCCGCCATTCCGTTGGTTTCGACCGTTTCAACGACCTGTTCGAGTCCGCGGCACGTAATGAGGCCGGTAGCAGCTACCCGCCCTACAACGTGGAAAAGCATGGCGAGGACCACTACCGCATCGTGGTTGCCGCAGCCGGTTTCCAGGAGCAGGACCTCGACCTGCAGGTCGAGAAAGGTGTCCTGACCGTGACCGGTGGCAAGCGCGACAATGGTGCCGCTGAAGTGACTTACCTGCATCAGGGTATCGCGCAACGCGCCTTCAAGCTGTCGTTCCGCCTGGCCGATCATATCGAAGTGAAGGCCGCCGGCCTGGCCAACGGCCTGCTCAGCATCGACCTGCTGCGCATCGTGCCTGAAGAAGCCAAGGCCAAGCGCATCCCGATCAATGGCGACAAGCCAGCGCTGAACTGA
- a CDS encoding TetR/AcrR family transcriptional regulator, producing the protein MSDKKSRTRERILEAARSALVQHGPAEPSVSQVMGAAGLTVGGFYAHFDSKDELMLEAFRQLLGERRALLAQIDPNLDGAGRRALASAFYLSRKHRDAEVHACPLPNSLGEMQRLPEVFREVLAEHIELMTAAMVDRPEDADKALADLALMVGGLALARALGTSELSDRILRAAKSAVL; encoded by the coding sequence ATGAGCGACAAGAAGAGCAGAACCCGCGAGCGCATTCTGGAAGCTGCACGCAGTGCGCTTGTCCAGCACGGCCCCGCCGAGCCCAGCGTTAGCCAGGTGATGGGGGCGGCAGGCCTTACCGTCGGCGGTTTCTATGCCCACTTTGACAGCAAGGACGAGCTGATGCTCGAAGCGTTCCGCCAGCTGTTAGGCGAGCGCCGCGCCTTGCTCGCCCAGATCGACCCCAACCTGGATGGTGCAGGGCGGCGGGCGCTGGCCAGTGCCTTCTACCTGTCGCGCAAACACCGGGATGCCGAAGTGCACGCCTGCCCGCTGCCCAACTCGCTGGGCGAGATGCAGCGCCTGCCGGAGGTGTTCCGCGAAGTATTGGCCGAGCACATCGAGCTGATGACCGCCGCCATGGTTGACCGCCCCGAAGATGCCGACAAGGCCTTGGCCGACCTGGCGCTCATGGTCGGCGGCCTGGCCCTGGCCCGTGCCTTGGGTACCAGTGAGCTTTCTGACCGTATTCTGCGCGCCGCCAAGTCGGCGGTGCTTTAA
- a CDS encoding tRNA dihydrouridine synthase: protein MQIALAPMEGLVDNILRDVLTRVGGIDWCVTEFIRVCDRLLPASSFHKLAPELRQGARTASGVPMRVQLLGSDPGCLAENAALACELGAPVIDLNFGCPAKTVNKSRGGAVLLKEPELLHAIVREVRRAVPAHIPVTSKMRLGFDSPDGALDCATALAEGGSAHLVVHARTKVEGYKPPAHWEWVARVQDVVKVPVFANGEIWTVDDWQRCREVSGAEDIMLGRGLVSRPDLGLQIAAARDGRDYQPMSWDDLLPLLREFWRQAQAKLSPRYAPGRMKQWLAMLTRSYPEAVVLFAELRREDDCARISRLLGVQAQPLEACVA, encoded by the coding sequence ATGCAAATTGCCCTGGCCCCCATGGAGGGGCTGGTTGACAACATCCTGCGCGACGTATTGACCCGTGTGGGCGGTATCGACTGGTGCGTCACCGAGTTCATCCGCGTGTGCGACCGCCTGCTGCCGGCGTCCTCGTTCCACAAGCTGGCGCCCGAGTTGCGCCAGGGTGCGCGCACGGCTTCCGGGGTGCCCATGCGCGTGCAGTTGCTGGGTTCGGACCCGGGGTGCCTGGCGGAAAACGCGGCGCTGGCCTGTGAGCTGGGTGCGCCCGTGATCGACCTGAACTTCGGCTGCCCGGCCAAGACCGTGAACAAGTCACGTGGCGGTGCCGTGCTGCTCAAAGAGCCGGAGTTGCTGCACGCCATCGTACGTGAGGTGCGCCGCGCGGTGCCGGCGCATATCCCGGTCACTTCGAAGATGCGCCTGGGCTTCGACAGCCCCGACGGCGCCCTGGACTGTGCCACGGCCCTGGCAGAGGGGGGCTCGGCGCATCTGGTGGTGCATGCGCGGACCAAGGTCGAGGGCTACAAGCCGCCGGCGCACTGGGAGTGGGTGGCGCGGGTGCAGGATGTGGTCAAGGTACCGGTGTTCGCCAATGGCGAGATCTGGACCGTCGATGACTGGCAGCGGTGCCGTGAGGTCAGCGGGGCCGAAGACATCATGTTGGGCCGTGGCCTGGTATCGCGCCCAGACCTGGGCCTGCAGATTGCTGCGGCGCGCGACGGGCGGGACTATCAGCCGATGAGTTGGGACGACCTGCTGCCGTTGTTGCGCGAGTTCTGGCGTCAGGCCCAGGCCAAACTGTCACCGCGCTATGCGCCGGGGCGGATGAAACAGTGGTTGGCGATGCTGACCCGCAGTTACCCCGAAGCGGTGGTGTTGTTTGCCGAGTTGCGCCGGGAAGATGACTGCGCGCGGATCAGCCGGTTGCTTGGGGTGCAGGCGCAGCCCTTGGAAGCTTGTGTTGCTTGA
- a CDS encoding LysR family transcriptional regulator, with protein MDLANLSAFIAIAETGSFSGAAERLFLTQPAISKRIAGLEQQLGVRLFDRLGREVTLTEAGRALLPRAYQILNVLDDTRRALTNLTGAVSGRLTLATSHHIGLHRLPPLLRAFTRQYPAVALDIQFLDSEQAYDEILHGRAEIAVITLAPDPHHLVKAVPVWDDALDFVAAPEHPLANNHAVSLADVARHPAVFPGGNTFTHHIVQRLFESQGLTPNIAMSTNYLETIKMMVSIGLAWSVLPRTMLDEQVAPIALPGIQLSRQLGYILHTERTLSNAARAFMALLDSHAGPA; from the coding sequence ATGGACCTGGCCAACCTCAGTGCCTTTATCGCCATTGCCGAAACCGGCAGCTTTTCCGGGGCTGCCGAGCGGCTGTTCCTGACCCAGCCGGCCATCAGCAAACGCATCGCCGGGCTGGAGCAGCAACTGGGGGTGCGCCTGTTCGACCGCCTGGGCCGCGAGGTGACCCTGACCGAGGCCGGGCGCGCCCTGCTGCCACGGGCCTACCAGATTCTCAATGTGCTAGATGATACCCGACGGGCGCTGACCAACCTGACCGGGGCCGTGAGCGGTCGTCTGACCCTGGCCACCAGCCATCACATCGGCCTGCACCGCCTGCCTCCATTGTTGCGGGCTTTCACCCGCCAGTACCCGGCCGTGGCGCTGGATATTCAGTTTCTCGATTCAGAACAGGCCTACGACGAAATTCTGCATGGCCGCGCCGAAATTGCCGTGATCACCCTGGCGCCCGACCCGCACCACCTGGTCAAGGCCGTGCCGGTATGGGACGACGCCCTGGACTTTGTCGCCGCCCCCGAGCACCCGCTGGCCAACAACCATGCGGTCAGCCTGGCGGATGTCGCCCGCCACCCGGCGGTCTTCCCTGGCGGCAACACCTTTACCCACCATATTGTCCAGCGCCTGTTCGAAAGCCAGGGCCTGACGCCGAACATCGCCATGAGCACCAACTACCTGGAAACCATCAAGATGATGGTATCGATCGGCCTGGCCTGGAGCGTTTTGCCACGCACCATGCTCGACGAACAGGTTGCACCCATCGCATTGCCCGGCATACAGCTGTCGCGCCAGCTAGGCTACATCTTGCACACGGAGCGTACGCTATCGAACGCGGCCAGGGCATTCATGGCCCTGCTCGACAGCCACGCAGGGCCCGCCTGA
- a CDS encoding alpha/beta fold hydrolase, whose protein sequence is MTTLSWIRGVNGTLGRLAPEHVAGKMRRAFMTPRNLPPRDWELPVLASAERITLRFGLSALRWGKGPTVLLMHGWEGRPTQFAALIETLVQAGHTVVSLEGPGHGRSPGEQANVVLFARALLEAAAELPPLRAVIGHSMGGASVLLALQMGLRTEAAVSIAAPARLLGVLRGFAHHLGMPARARAAFIRQVEREVGMQIARLDVTGYQLELPGLVVHAADDALVAADEAQVIHKAWFDSRLMLLEEGGHQRVLSDPRLGEAVLELLGRADVPARQTA, encoded by the coding sequence ATGACTACCCTGAGCTGGATTCGTGGTGTCAATGGCACCCTGGGCCGCCTGGCCCCCGAGCATGTCGCGGGCAAGATGCGCCGTGCCTTCATGACCCCACGCAATCTGCCGCCTCGGGATTGGGAGCTGCCCGTGCTGGCTAGCGCCGAGCGCATCACCCTGCGCTTCGGCTTGTCTGCGTTGCGCTGGGGCAAAGGCCCGACCGTGTTGCTGATGCACGGTTGGGAAGGGCGCCCGACCCAGTTTGCCGCCTTGATCGAGACCTTGGTCCAGGCCGGGCACACGGTGGTGTCGCTGGAAGGGCCGGGCCATGGCCGTTCGCCTGGTGAGCAGGCAAATGTGGTGCTGTTTGCCCGGGCGCTGCTGGAGGCTGCCGCCGAGCTGCCGCCGCTGCGGGCGGTGATTGGCCATTCCATGGGTGGTGCCAGTGTGCTGCTGGCCTTGCAGATGGGGCTGCGCACAGAGGCAGCAGTCAGCATTGCTGCCCCGGCGCGGCTGCTGGGCGTGCTGCGCGGTTTTGCTCATCACCTGGGGATGCCGGCGCGTGCGCGGGCGGCGTTCATTCGCCAGGTAGAGCGGGAGGTAGGCATGCAGATTGCGCGGCTGGATGTGACCGGTTACCAGCTGGAGCTTCCGGGTTTGGTGGTGCATGCCGCCGATGACGCCCTGGTGGCCGCCGATGAAGCCCAGGTTATTCACAAGGCCTGGTTCGATAGCCGCCTGATGCTGCTGGAGGAGGGTGGGCACCAGCGGGTGCTGTCCGATCCGCGGCTGGGTGAGGCCGTGCTCGAATTGCTGGGGCGGGCTGACGTGCCAGCGCGACAAACCGCCTGA